A window of Nicotiana sylvestris chromosome 8, ASM39365v2, whole genome shotgun sequence genomic DNA:
gatatgctcaaaaggagggaattgattacaatgaagtgttttctccagttgtaaaacattcctccattagaattatgttggctttggtagcacaattggatttggaactagttcagatggatgtaaaaactgcgtttttacatggaaacttggaggaggaaatctacatgactcagccagaaggattcaaagttgctggaaaagaaaatatggtgtgcaaacttgaaaaatcgttgtacggattgaaacaatcttctagacaatggtacaagcgatttgacgagtttatgttgcggcaagggtacaagagaagcaaatacgatcattgtgtgtatttgcacaagcttaaagatggttcctttgtatatcttctcctatatgttgatgatatgttgatagcttccaagaattcggaagaaattgataagttgaagattcaactgaagaaggagttcgagatgaaggatttgggtgaggcaaagaaaattcttggcatggagataattagagatagacgttcaaagaaactctgtttatctcaaaaggaatatttgaagagagtacttcaacgttttggcatagatgacaagactaagccagttagtactccacttgcttcccattttaagctaagtactactatgtcgccaatggatgaagctgaacgagagtatatgtcaaaggtaccatacgcaaatgctgttggtagcttgatgtatgcaatggtttgcacaaggcctgacatttcacaagctgttggagttattagcagatatatgcacaatccagggaaggagcattggcaagctgtgaagtggattctacggtatattcataatactgtagatgtcgggttagtttttgagcaggaagacaatcagtttgtagttggatattgtgactcagattttgcgggtgatatggacaaacgaagatcaactactggttatgtgtttacttttgcaaaggcaccagttagttggaagtctactttgcagtcaacagttgctttgtctacaacagaggcagagtacatggctattacagatgctgtgaaagaggcaatttggcttcaaggattgctaaaggagcttggtgttgaacaaaaaggtatcacaattttttgtgatagtcaaagtgctattcaattagcgaagaaccaagtttatcatgcaaggacgaagcacattgatgttcggtatcatttcgtacgagaaatcatagaagaaggtggagtcacggtgaagaaaattcatactacagagaatcctgctgatatgctgacaaaggtggtgactgcggtcaagtttcaacattgtttggatttgatcaacattgttgaacactgaagattgaagatgaagacacaaccaaaatttgttattgagagagaattgaaaatgtggaattttgccaaggtggagatttgttgaagtttggcaaaatgccaaagtcccacattggttgggagttaagtttggggggatttttcccctataaaagaaggcctaatgtttaggattgaaacacacctctcatttgccttctcatctgtttaaggcatttgtatcttctctctttagtattatttcacttgtatttttggagtggaataaaatatttggttgtgtccgaggagtaggcaaaattagccgaacctcgtaaattctggtgttccctttattattgctttattgtcttatttattatttggtggttgtcataatttttggtatagtagttgtgacttattcacactctatacatttggcttccgcaacaactAGTACATGACAATTTGAGAATTATCGTACAGTGAAATTTTGTTGGAAAAAAGAAGGATTAGATTGCCGAATGACCCATCATTAAAGATTAGGAGTTTTAGCTTGCACCCCTTAATTGATTGCACGCTGACgtatatgaattaaacttttatccataaacaatataagaaatatttATTCAATCAAATTATTTATAAAGTATTTTCAACTTACAAGTCAATATATGTGATAGCCATTGCAGGTTAAACTATACTGATTGCGTAAATTTTTTTTTATACTTGTATAACGTAATCCAGGGTGTGTGTTATAGGTAAAAGCTGCAATTCGGGCTAGTTAATCCGCAGTTTGAAGAGACGTACGTAGTGGTTGCATGCAGTTTAATCATTAATGGTAGTAATAGTAATAGGGGAATGAGAAAGAGTACATATGGGACATTGCGGAAAAGTACGTAAAATTATTACTTCCAAGTATACAGACACATGCATGTGATTTCCTGATAACTTTATCTGTCAACTCTTCGaccatacatacatatatatatgagACCTAGCAGCATAATGCATGGTACGTACGAGTGTGTAGTATATTTCTATGAGTCAAGTAAATGGATTAAAAAGAGATGAAAATTTCAATTTGGAAAATAAGAAAGACCGATAAAGCATTGCACAGTAGTAAAGTTCGCAAAAATATAAGACCTGCAAGCCTGAGTCCATAAAGGAACGCATGCATGTGAGTTCCTAATAATTTTTTTTCTGTCCAGTTTCATTCGTAGAATCACAAGTCTAACAGTAGTATATGACTATATTACATGGATTCTTCATTATTTTAGATGTATCCCTATTGGATAGGTGTGACATGCGCAAAGACTGATCCAAAAATTAAGAGTTAGCGAGTTCAGAGTAGGTGTAAATATGCAATATATTAGATATGTACAAATGGTCTTAAATTTACTTTTACATATATACATAGTCCAAATCAAACACGCTTACAAGCAAGCGGCGGAAGAAGAATTTTTATCAAGGggattcaaaaaattaaaaaagtaaACATGCAAAGAAGCTCTAAGAGGATTCAACATAACATCTAATATATgtacaagaaaaaaaaattgacttACTTTTCGGCGAAGGGAGTTCGGGTCCGCTCACCTAGCTCCCCCCCTGCTTACAAGTTACTAGCATACTCGAGTCTATGTAATAGAGCTGTAGCCTGGAAGCTGTAAAACAAATGCTGCTACTATTGAAGATTTTAGTACAGCAAACAAAGGAAATTTATAAAAAATGTGGCATGATTATTTATATGTGGTTTTACAGAGTCAGCGAGTCGATGTCGATCAAGTTAAGAATGTCTGCTGCTGCTTCTTGGTAGCCATTCGTATATAGGAGGTCCCCTGTGGACAAAGGTTAAGTTCTTATCTAGCTAaagcacatatatttatataagaATTCAGCGATTTGCAAGTCACCTAAGACCAACATATATTGCAGCAATGAAATGGACGTAACAGAAAATAGGGGGATCACCATGTCAGAAATCTTAATCTCATTTAGTTATATATTTCTCGTGGAAAGGAAGCGTTAGAGAAAATATACTACTTTTGGTGCTGCAACCATCTTTGTCACCTTGTTATCTGTAGCATCATGCTCATATATAAGCTCTTCAAATTCTCCCAAATTTAGAGGCTGTCCTGTTTTGACAATATTATGATATATCTTGTTGCACGCAAATTTGGACTTCCACTTTAAAGATTAATACATGATCATAAAGGTTGGATGCACTTGGAGGCGGAGGGTAGAAGCTCTGATATGGCAGAGCCGAGCtagaatttgaagtttatggaTTCTGAACTTATTATCGAACCCATAACTCGTTTTATTACGGGGTTTGCAATTAAacatttatacatatttaatgaattttctaATACAAAAAAAAGGCGTAAATAAAAGTTGCTGAGTTCATCCAAACTTGTCCCTAATACGTACTCTCCCTCCGCCCTGGATATGGATTCTGCCGAATTCAATTGGTTTCCTCAAATAAcgtatttttattaaaaaattcacTAAATATGCACATATTAAATCTAGAATCCAGTTATTAACACTTGAAGTGATTGTTTTAAAATTCAGAAcccataaaattaaaattttggctcCACCTCGGACTAGGGCGCAAGTGTTTTTGGCTATTGAGTCCTTTTATGAAGTCCGTTAGAAGACATTTGATAAAATTGGAAGGACAGAAAGAAAATTTGCAGATGATACACAAATTGAGAAAGATTCCTTTCATGAAGATGTTTGATGACATTATACTTTTGGGGGTTGAAAAATCATCACTACTTTCCTTTTCCCTGTATTTTCCTATTACCAATTAAACACAATGTACCCCCCATCAATAGCTATAGCTAGCCACACAAATTTCATCTTTATAATGCTGCTAATTCACAATGTTTCTTTTAATCCATTAATTCTTAATATCAAATGCAGCCGGAACTGATTTGAAGTGTATAATGTTTGTTTTACTTGGTCTAAGCCACCCTAAATAATGGTAATTTAAGCTCCACCAAGTTAATTTCGTTTGTCCATACATAACACTTCTTAATTATTCAATTTGGCGAATAATTTGGCATGCTGAGTAACATATCCTAAAAATGCTTTTGACAGTGGAATGTTAATCttaattactccctccgtttcatattgtttgagatactttcctttttagtctgtttcaaaataaatgacacatttctaaatttggaaataattcaactttaaactcttcattttaccctTTTTACCCTtagtgagaagcttttatagccacacaaatggtATGACCCCACAAACCTTTTACCCATTAatcttttaagaccacaagttttaaaagtctttttcttctttcttaaactccgtgccgagtcaaactacctcaaaaatatgaaacggagggagtattaattaTCTAAAGGAAAGCAAAAGGTCATGATCATATATTAGTCAAGATACtttatttttaagaaataaaaagTTGGAAAATGAAATTCAAATCATTTATTATTCTATCTAGTCAAGTCAAAAGAATAATAGGCAAGTGATGAATAATGGTACTTTGAGACTCTACTCCAATTTCTATTTTATCACAAGACAAACAATAACCCCTTGACAAATGGTCGAAAAGAAAGAATTGCATAATAGAAACCCAACGAAATTGTTAGGAAGGTTCTTGATCAGTTGAAATAGGACAACATCATTTTCAAATTATAGATGGAAACTTCTTAGCATTGTTGTTATTTACTTTTGTCcgttttatttttcatttcagTAAAAAAATATATCTGGTCTAAAATATTCATTGCTTTAAAAATGTAAGAAGGTAatatattttttcaaatatatactgaaaaaaatatttatatccATTAATTTTTTATCTTAAGGAAGATATAAGAATAATTTAGTCAAATACTCCTTACAATTATGCTTTTAAATAGTTTTTTTAATGGACATGTCAAAATCTTAAGCAACAgacaaaaaaaaaggagaaaaattatGGAGTATTAGCAAGTATGTTTAATCCATGCCTTTCTTACTTCAAGAAAATATTTGTAGTCTTAAATAATAGCTTTAAGAGGGTAATACGAAGGTCCTCTTCTTTGATAAGCTTGACAACAAGTAAACAATTTGTTTTCACTTTATTCTTTAAATTCCAATTATTTTGCTAATTTTAGCCTTTTTTTAATACTCAAATTTTCTAAATGGTACTAAttcttaattttcaaaaaataaaacaaatatatatagagagagaataAAAGAAATATATATGATGTAGAAAACACAGTTAAAGGGACCTAGATGTCCCAATGAAAGGCTACAATAGGCATTAAACACAATGACATTGGCACCCAACATCAACATTGTCCTTGAGCCTTACACTCCTCCCCAAAAACACCTGCCCTTCTCTTCTCTTACCCCACAACTAACTCCACATGGCTTTGTTTCTCTCCCTTCTTCCATTTCTCTCAACTCTTCCTTTTTATTTACTACACTACTAATTTTTTTGGTTGTTTGAAATCTACGTCCCCCCCCCCACCCCACAAGAATCGGTGAGGTATACATATCTGTAAAATTTACTTATCTACCCTCggtaacaacaacaactcagtggAATTCCACAAGTGaagtctagggagggtagtgtatacgcatgTCTTAACCTTACCCTTCGCTCAAAAAAGATTTATCTTCCCTCGGTATCAGAGGCGGATCTAAGATTTCTAGTATATGGGTGCACTACAAATAAAAGGAGGAAAAATGTATCTAGTGAAAATTGATCTCTACACCTCTTGGTAAATAACTCAACTTTCAACCAACTGCACCATTCAACCTTTTGGAAGCATGAGTGTCAATAGTTAATATTATACCAATATTAGAAAATTTGTACCTAAAAGATCTAATTTTACGAAAAGATCATGGGTTCACGTGCCCCGTAAATACACCTATAAATCCGGCCCGGCCCGGTATttacagaaaaaaaaaagaaggcagTACCCTTACGAGGTATGATATAGGTAGCCTTGTCCTAATGCATTATCAGTAGCTGATTCCACGATTCATGGTTACTCCAAATCTAATAAATAGGAGTCACAAATTAAAATGATAATGCACATCACTTAAACATGGTTACgtaataaaagtttacttacaagACATAGCTAAATAACCAGGGCCAAGAGGTATAATAACTAAAAGCTTGTCTATTTATATCCCCCCTCAAACTCCCTTTCTTTCCACCACACTCATTTTCCCAAAAGTCCTAAAGACATTCTTTTTTTTGCTCTTCTGAGTTCTCCTCACAAAAGAAGTTGATCTTCTTTTCAAAAAAGCAAGGTAGCTAAAACTTCCTCTAGTAAAAAAATGGCCATAAGAAAATCATCAAACAAGTTGTCACAAACAGCAGTAATCAAGCAAATCTTGAAAAGGTGTTCAAGTTTGGGAAAAAAACATGGATATCAAGATGAAGAAGGACTTCCTCTTGACGTACCCAAAGGTCATTTTGTTGTGTACGTTGGCGAAAATAGAACAAGATACATTGTTCCAATTTCAATATTAACTCGACCTGAATTTCAGTACCTCCTACATCGCGCTGAAGAAGAATTTGGCTTTGATCATGACATGGGCCTTACAATTCCTTGTGATGAACATGTTTTTGAATCTCTAACATCAACGTTAAGGTAAAATTAAAGACAGAAAATCGAGAAGACGAGGAACTAGCAGCTAGGGTGTTGGAAGGGAAATTTTATACAGAAGTTCAAGAATCTGTTTTATTGCTTCTGTCCTTCATTTTTATTTTCTACGTcacattttttttttgggggaCTTTGGGGATCTTGTTTATTGTTAACTAATTAACTGGAAATCCAATGTTAAGGATTTCTGTTTGTAAATCTCAAAAGTTTGTAATTTTCCTCGCAGTGGTGTTTAACAACATTTGTACCCTGTGAGAGAGTAATTAAATTACTTAATTATATATATTTGGGTTTTGATATAATACTTCTTTTTCATTATTTGTCCAATTTATCTTTTCTTGAGGCTGTCCTTTAATTTGTGTAGATTCTGCTGATCTCAAGATTTTCAGGTTGCTTTTCTTTTTCTGGTTTTCTCACCTTTTTTCCCCATCTAGACACACGAGAATGATGAGCTAGGTAAAATTAGAAGAGATAATATGTGCATGTAAGTATTTAATTTTAGTAATATAAGTATAATTTTTTATCCATAGATGACTATTACTACCTAGAGTTTGATTGCATTTTTGGATTCAATCTTATTTCATCTTGCTGTTATTCCTACTTGTTGTAATTACCTTTTTCTTTTCGTTGTTCTCTAGCCGAGGGTCAATAGGAAACAACTTCTCTGCCCTTTCAGGGATAAGGGTAAGATTGCGTGCAtcttatcctccccagaccccatttgtgAGAAATTactggatttgttgttgttgttgtaccgATAAATACTTAGTCCCCGTGGATACGGCCCTATTCCGAACTCTGCATAAATATAAGATGTTTTGTGCACCGGACTGCATTTTGAACTGATAAATACGGTGGATTGGCAGAAGCATTTTTAACTAATATATGTTTACTTATAATGGTATGAAAAATATTTAATGAAGTAGATTTTCCATTGGGAGGTAATTGCATGTGGAGAACTTGATATTCACTTGAAAGACACAACAATATGTTTGAAAGTACAATGATTGACTAGTCCTTTATCCCTCGCAGCGTATAGTTGACGTATGTTTCAAAAACAGGTGAAAATTTTCTTTtcgaacattttttttttcagttaGACATATTGCGGACTAGTACAATAATTAATTGTTGGCATATTCAGAATAGTGGTTTTCACTAAtcaattcaaacaaaaaaaaaaaagacgtgAAAAAGTTAAGAAAATTCAACATATAATACATAtacatgaaaataaaattaatctTATATACTGTAATTTTTGGGGAAGGGACTCGGTTGAACTCCCTTCCGCCCACCTAGCTCCGCCACTTGTTCAGAATGTCAAGAATGACTGCGTGTAGTTTTTCAGCCGATCAATTTATGTGATGGAATAGTGTACCTTTCGCAAAAActgagatttttttttttcaaatgccATTagaattttttatttcttttttagttttttgCTCAAGAGGTGCTTTCAGCTTTTGCAAAAATTGAGAAACTTGAGGTgttaggttgaaaattttgaattttttttattaaaaaccaGCAGTTTTCTGAAAACGAACGCCATTAATAATGTATGGGATTTTTCATGTGAACAAAGATTACTATTCccccgttccaatttatgtgaacctatttcttttttggtccgtTCAAGAAAGAATGActtctttctaaatttggaaataatttagcttaaacttctaATTCTAccccttaatgagaagtttttatagccacacaaatactctgaacccttttttaacttgtttaggaccataaattccaaaaattctttttttaaatttcGTGTCCAGTCTAACAGGTTCACGTAAATTGGAACAAAAGGAATATGATATAGATACATATCTAAGGATTGTAGGTGTAGAGCTATATATAGGAATGGCCTTTCCGTATATAGGAAGGGGTATTTTTGATTTATAGAAATAGGAATATAATGGTTCTGAAGTTTTACAGAGCCCACTTGTAGAGaggtgcgggggggggggggggggtttcagTGAAATTATGTTACGTTGGATAAGAGTTGCAGGGGTTATAAATAGTGCAATGCTGTAATGGTGTGGGAAAAATACTCTATCCATCCTTCCATCCAGAAGCCAGTAGTTAAGTTTTATGGGTCTAACTTTTAAGATTCTTAGTAATGAATCTACTTGATTTTTAAAATTATGGATTCAAATTTACTATTTcttacaattttaataaatttttaaacATAAATTTATATTCCGTATCAAATTCAAATAAACATGTGATGCAAATGCTATACCAGAACCCGCCTCTATGTCCATCTAAAAATCTATTCCTATATATTTATTACAACCTTAGGGAGAACTTCGCTCCAAAAGCTAGCTATTGAGGTAGAGCCCAAGGCTATATAAACACCACAATATTAGCAAACCCTCACGCGCATCCCTCGTCCTCGACAGTTGTGCGCTAGACCTTTTTGGCCCTGGGCAAACGCTGCAATACCGACGTTATCATCCATGGTATGGTGGGCACATAAGGTGGTGGGTGGCCATTGATACAATGCAGGAAAAACCCCATCTAAAAAGTTGCTATTGAGATGAGAGAGCCCAAAGCTATATTGACCCCACATCAGTACATTGCAATATCGATGTGGAAACTCAAATCCCATACCTTGCAATGGACCATAACACTATGTATCTCTCCTACGGCAGATGTAGCCTTCCACAGCAGGTGTGACTGTAGAATGCAGAATTCGAGTCCCTGCTATGAATCTTAGCTTCATCAAATTATGAAAGGGGTTCAAATCTTATATGATCACAATGTAATGAGTTTATAACTATCATGTCACCTAAAAGTTAACGACATATATGAAGCTGTCTACCATAAATATGAGTACGTTGATAATCTGAAAAAGAATGATACATGGTCTGTTACGCCTTTTTCTAATATTAAACTCTTCTAATTTGTTAATTTTTCAAAATATCTTATCTAAAAACCCATAACATAAGAGTATGGTAAAAGTATATAAACCTCTTTAGACATCGGATCAACTTTCTTAAAATAGAATTTGTGAATGACCAAGTACTCTTGAATCTTCATGTCTAGCAGTCTAGGATTATCACGTCTATTGCTTCCCTTCAAAGAAATGGTATCTTTTCTCTAATTATTAGGCTAAAAGAAAAGAGTTTGTTTCGCATACTCCAGCTTGACAGAGAAAATAAATTAAGGACCATAAGAATGTTGGTTAATGACTTCATCCTTCATCATTTATATATCTACTTCCTTAGCTAACTCCTCTAATTAACTTCTAATTATGAAATTCTTTACTTCCATTGAAATAAACTATGTACAGCGAGGAATTATGTATCCCCAAGGCAAAAACCATTAGGAATGGAAATAATTGGAGGCAAAAACATGATTTTAGAGGGGATTATATGCTATTCATTTATTTAGTCCTAGTTCCAAAGAAAAAACAAATTAAGTGAAGACCATGACCGTCTATATTGTTTTGATTATCTTAGCTTATCTCGCACGCATTCGAGCCGTAGAAGCAGTTACTAGCTTGCATTATTAGGTAGACTGTCTGCATCATACCTTTTGGGATGTCGCCCTTCCGCGAATCCTGTGTGAATACGAAATATACTTTGTACAGTGGACTGCTCTTTATCCGGCGCATATCTGAATTAGTTGGGTGGACTTACAGATATGAGATGATTAAATGATTAATGGCCAATCTATTGCTGAGAAGTGGTTTAAATATTTAGAACATAGGTGGAATAATGACACTTAATAATTAGTAGTATTACTATATAACAAGTGTGCTGATGTTGGCACTCTTCACTTGAAACTATCTAATTAAACTCTATATGGACAAAGTGCCAACATATATACTGGCTTATGGATAAAGATTGTCTAAAATAAGTATGCAATACAAGTTGCTACCTTACGTATATACTTTGTTAAATAGCAAGTAGTAGGGATCGATGTTCTCATTGTTATACACAACTGGGGTTTAGGTCATTAATCTTCTAGATTTACAAACTAATTAAAAACTCACACATATCTAGCTCTCTACATACGTACGTAAAATTTGATAAATGTGAGACAGACACACACAATGGTGCATATAATTCATTTGGCAAGTAAAATTTCAGATTAAAAAAGGGGACCACAACCTTAATCTTAATAATGCAGGAGACAATGTTCACATGCAAACTAGAGAAAGATTGTTGAAGTTAATGTATATGGTAGTTTGGGTTCCATATTCAACCGTGtcttttcaaaatttctttttaCTATAAGATCTTCTGCCATAATTTCTTGTTTCTATTCTTCGCATTACGCTATATCAAATATGATATGCCATCCACAATAGACTGCCATTTATTTTTTCACATATTTTAATTCagcttcctttcttttctttttaatgcTAGAAAGGGAATGCAGATAAATATATTTATCAAATATATAAGAAATGGTAATGGTGATGGAGAAACGGTGCTCCGTAGCAGGGGCATAATAATTGTATATATATTGTTAAATCTCCATAACATAAGAGAAGACTCTAGTGTAGTGGGCAAAGAGAGTTCAAAACTTCCTTTTGATCACATGTTCAAATCTTATGTATATGATATGCTAATATACTTTTtgaaatactttatatatatatatatatatgtatgtatttcttGCTTCGCCAATACTTCAGATCAGACTTTATAAATATATGAAAAACAAATATAGATAGAGTTAAAGATATGCATAATTCATCTCTCTCATTCATGGAAACTTACTCAACCTCTAAATTTTAAATTTGCCACTTGTCAAAAGTGAGTTGAGTCCCATTGTCATCATGCATGTTAATTTGCGAGTAGTTGCTAGAAGTGGCTTCATAATCGTCTCTGAAAATGTAGACGTTCGAGAAGTAGAAATCTAAGGCGATGATAATAGACAAAGGGGGAGCCACCAATGTTGGGAGGGTAGACAACTGTAGGGAAGATAATGTACTCTTTGTAACACCAATAGCTAAAATAGGTCAAGATAGTTACTTTTAAATAGTTCAAGCAGATTGtgactattttattttatttcctcaCTTTGTAAACTCTCCAACCTACACAGATTCAACACCTCTAAATAATATCTCAAGCTCTTTCACATTTGTTGAGTTTTCTATAAAAATATCAAACTTATTGTCCACTCTTTCCATGACGTTGCCATTTGATATGTCCATCTCCATATGACTTCTATATGCATATATTAGTATATTTCTATCCTAATTGCAAATCCGTCCCCCGATGCCCGgattcaagaacttgctctatttaattctatatgcaatctagaattcccattttcgagttcaactcttaactcgtaaatagtatttcactgttagctactcagtgaaataattaagaacaaaactaaataaacaacccaatatgataaaatcaaaCTCGTCAATTCAAACTTCAAACGTCAACATTCATATAGCACCCACGACCCCAGAATAATAGGGTTCTTAGCCACTCATGTTCATACAATCATCAAAAATAATGTTCTCAAACATAAAATCAATGAACATTAGAAGAAGAATGAAAGAATTGAACAAATTCGTGCTCCCGAGTATTTCTTACA
This region includes:
- the LOC104211303 gene encoding auxin-responsive protein SAUR50-like, whose product is MAIRKSSNKLSQTAVIKQILKRCSSLGKKHGYQDEEGLPLDVPKGHFVVYVGENRTRYIVPISILTRPEFQYLLHRAEEEFGFDHDMGLTIPCDEHVFESLTSTLR